The following proteins are co-located in the Cyanobacteria bacterium GSL.Bin1 genome:
- a CDS encoding site-specific DNA-methyltransferase, which translates to MLTHHPQLDFEYLAFEHGQSLVVHADCFEWLGKLPDNSIHAVVTDPPYGVKEYNFDQLEKKENGKGGIWRIPPSFDGSIRAPLPRFTALNEKERADLCRFFLEWARMVNRPMCPGSHIFIASNTFLSQMVFQALIDGGLEYRGTVIRLVRTLRGGDRPKNAEEEFDDVCSMPRGCYEPWGVFRKPLLKGMKVSDCLKEFATGGLRRKPDGNPFEDVIPSERTSQKERKIVEHPSLKPQSFLRKIVYASLPMGSGIVIDPFMGSGSTIAAAEAVGYKAVGIERYKDYFDASKLAIPKLAELQTEDDQLSLQI; encoded by the coding sequence GTGCTAACACATCATCCCCAACTAGATTTTGAATATTTGGCATTTGAGCACGGTCAGTCTCTTGTGGTACATGCAGATTGCTTTGAATGGCTAGGAAAGTTGCCTGACAATAGCATTCACGCTGTTGTTACCGATCCTCCCTACGGGGTTAAGGAATACAATTTCGATCAGCTAGAGAAAAAGGAGAATGGTAAGGGAGGAATTTGGAGAATACCACCGTCATTTGATGGAAGTATACGTGCTCCACTTCCGCGTTTCACTGCTCTTAATGAAAAAGAAAGGGCTGATTTATGTCGCTTTTTTCTAGAATGGGCAAGAATGGTTAACCGTCCTATGTGTCCAGGTAGCCACATATTCATCGCATCTAACACTTTTCTTTCACAGATGGTTTTTCAAGCACTGATAGATGGTGGGCTTGAATACAGGGGGACAGTCATTCGATTAGTTAGAACATTACGTGGTGGCGATAGACCGAAAAATGCAGAGGAGGAATTTGATGATGTATGCTCTATGCCTCGTGGTTGCTACGAGCCGTGGGGTGTTTTTCGCAAGCCTCTCTTAAAAGGGATGAAAGTGAGTGATTGCCTGAAAGAATTTGCAACTGGAGGACTAAGAAGGAAGCCTGATGGAAACCCTTTTGAAGATGTGATTCCTAGTGAGCGAACTTCTCAAAAAGAACGCAAAATCGTAGAACATCCTAGTCTTAAACCGCAGTCTTTTCTACGAAAGATCGTTTATGCTTCTTTGCCTATGGGCAGTGGGATTGTTATTGATCCCTTTATGGGATCAGGTTCTACGATAGCAGCAGCAGAGGCAGTGGGCTATAAAGCGGTTGGAATCGAAAGATACAAGGATTATTTTGATGCCAGTAAACTTGCCATTCCAAAATTAGCAGAACTACAAACTGAAGATGATCAACTTTCCTTACAAATTTGA